In one window of Opitutus sp. GAS368 DNA:
- a CDS encoding proline racemase family protein produces MSALQKIRILDTHTGGEPTRLVLEGGPDLGRGPLNERVKLFREKHDAFRTAIVGEPRGSDVFVGALLVEPHDQTCHFGLIFFNNVGYLGMCGHGLIGSIVALAHAGMVQPGLVRIDTPAGYIAAVLAPGGEVTFDNVPSYRKQQDLELYLPGVGNIPCDIAWGGNWFCLIEQHEQKLELANVAQLTDYCLRVRQAVSDSGFPEVDHIELFGSSAKPGVSSKSFVLCPGGAYDRSPCGTGTSAKLACLAADNKLAPGAEWVQESIVGSTFRAKYRRQGDKIVPTIAATAHVTAEATLLLDPADPFAWGIR; encoded by the coding sequence ATGTCCGCTTTGCAGAAAATCAGGATCCTCGACACGCATACCGGCGGCGAGCCCACCCGGCTCGTCCTGGAGGGCGGTCCCGATCTCGGCCGCGGCCCGCTCAACGAGCGCGTGAAGCTCTTCCGGGAGAAGCACGACGCCTTTCGCACGGCCATCGTGGGGGAACCGCGCGGATCGGATGTCTTCGTCGGCGCCCTGCTGGTCGAGCCGCACGACCAGACCTGCCACTTCGGGCTGATTTTCTTCAACAACGTCGGCTACCTGGGCATGTGCGGGCACGGTCTCATCGGCTCGATCGTCGCACTGGCCCATGCCGGCATGGTCCAGCCGGGATTGGTGCGGATCGACACGCCGGCCGGCTACATCGCCGCCGTGCTCGCGCCGGGCGGGGAGGTCACCTTCGACAACGTGCCGAGCTACCGCAAGCAGCAGGACCTCGAGCTTTACCTGCCGGGCGTGGGCAATATCCCCTGCGACATTGCCTGGGGCGGCAACTGGTTTTGTTTGATCGAGCAGCACGAACAGAAGCTTGAACTGGCCAATGTCGCGCAGCTGACCGACTATTGCTTGCGCGTCCGGCAGGCGGTGAGCGATTCCGGTTTTCCCGAGGTGGACCACATCGAGCTGTTTGGGTCGTCGGCGAAGCCGGGCGTGAGCAGCAAGAGTTTCGTCCTCTGTCCCGGCGGGGCTTATGACCGGTCGCCTTGCGGCACGGGCACCAGCGCCAAGCTCGCGTGCCTGGCGGCGGACAACAAACTGGCCCCGGGCGCCGAATGGGTGCAGGAGAGCATCGTCGGCAGCACGTTCCGCGCGAAATACCGCCGGCAGGGCGACAAGATCGTCCCGACGATCGCCGCCACGGCCCATGTGACGGCCGAGGCCACCCTGTTGCTCGATCCGGCCGATCCGTTTGCCTGGGGCATCCGATGA
- a CDS encoding P-II family nitrogen regulator translates to MKLITAIIKPFKLEAVKEALTNVGVEGMTVTEVKGFGRQKGHTEVYRGSEYTVDFLPKAKIEIVVSDEIKDKVVTAIVNAAKTGKIGDGKVFISPVDDVIRIRTDEHGESAV, encoded by the coding sequence ATGAAGCTCATCACCGCCATCATCAAGCCGTTCAAACTCGAAGCCGTTAAGGAAGCGCTGACCAACGTCGGCGTCGAGGGCATGACCGTCACGGAGGTCAAGGGGTTCGGCCGCCAGAAGGGCCACACCGAGGTCTACCGCGGCAGCGAATACACGGTGGATTTCCTGCCCAAGGCCAAGATCGAGATCGTCGTCAGCGACGAGATCAAGGACAAGGTTGTCACCGCCATTGTGAACGCCGCCAAGACCGGCAAGATCGGCGACGGCAAGGTTTTCATCTCACCGGTGGACGACGTCATCCGGATCCGCACCGACGAGCACGGCGAAAGCGCCGTCTGA
- a CDS encoding P-II family nitrogen regulator, with the protein MKLIIAIIKPFKLDEVKEALGAVGIEGMTVTEVKGFGRQKGHTEIYRGSEYTVDFLPKVKIEIAVADDIVAKVITAVTAAAKTGKIGDGKIFVLPLEDVIRIRTEEHGDSAV; encoded by the coding sequence ATGAAACTCATCATAGCCATCATCAAGCCGTTCAAGCTCGACGAAGTTAAGGAAGCGCTCGGTGCCGTTGGCATCGAGGGCATGACGGTCACGGAGGTCAAGGGGTTCGGCCGCCAGAAGGGCCACACCGAGATCTACCGCGGCAGCGAATACACGGTGGATTTCCTGCCCAAGGTGAAGATCGAGATCGCCGTGGCCGACGACATCGTCGCCAAGGTCATCACGGCCGTCACCGCCGCCGCCAAGACCGGCAAGATTGGCGACGGCAAGATCTTCGTGCTCCCGCTGGAGGATGTCATCCGCATCCGCACCGAGGAACACGGCGACAGCGCCGTCTGA
- a CDS encoding ammonium transporter, with product MKRFIEKMKDPKQRTLFYALFGGKMLGLALCFALIFGVSAYLTSTKAQAQTAPAPAATTPAPAPATPAPATATPAAAPAAAAAAPAAAPADVPNPPYVNAINTMWVLVTAFLVFFMQAGFMFLEAGFARERETINVLLEGIVDTCLCGILFYAFGFAWMFGHGNGYIGWGDGAGHSWYFLQNLPDTYESTGVATLAFFLFQFAFADTCSTITSGAMLGRTGFWGDLWYSIGVSGFLYPIFGHWAWGPDGWLNAIPFWKAAPFHDFAGSTVVHTIGGMIALAGAIVLGPRLGRKFKRDGGGPMPYHNMTIASVGAIILWFGWYGFNPGSTLSAMDSAGIARVAANTTLAACSGGLAALFFVYPRFKKWDCGATVNGLLAGLVAITCPCYWVSPLGAILLGAVAGVIVILATDLLEYLRIDDPCGAWPVHGACGIWGTISLGLFATGQFGAPTPTGADTSAGAIVKGLFYGGGTDQLVAQVIGNAAIGIGVFIAAMVLMYAVNATGTLRLSKEGELEGLDLHEHGGTAYPDTKTSSH from the coding sequence ATGAAAAGATTTATCGAAAAGATGAAGGATCCGAAACAACGCACGTTGTTTTACGCCCTGTTCGGCGGCAAGATGCTGGGCCTCGCGCTCTGCTTTGCGCTGATCTTCGGAGTCTCCGCCTATCTGACCTCAACCAAGGCGCAGGCGCAAACCGCGCCCGCGCCCGCGGCCACCACCCCGGCGCCGGCGCCAGCGACTCCCGCACCTGCCACCGCGACTCCCGCAGCCGCGCCGGCGGCTGCGGCAGCTGCTCCAGCTGCGGCGCCGGCGGACGTGCCGAATCCGCCCTACGTCAATGCGATCAACACGATGTGGGTCCTGGTCACCGCGTTCCTCGTGTTCTTCATGCAGGCCGGATTCATGTTCCTGGAGGCCGGCTTCGCGCGCGAGCGGGAAACCATCAACGTGCTGCTGGAGGGCATCGTGGACACCTGCCTTTGCGGCATTCTGTTCTACGCCTTCGGCTTCGCGTGGATGTTCGGTCACGGCAACGGCTACATCGGCTGGGGCGACGGGGCCGGGCACTCCTGGTATTTCCTCCAGAACCTGCCGGACACCTACGAATCCACGGGCGTCGCGACCCTGGCGTTCTTCCTCTTCCAGTTCGCCTTCGCCGACACCTGCTCGACGATCACGTCCGGCGCCATGCTGGGCCGCACGGGATTCTGGGGCGATCTTTGGTATAGCATCGGGGTCAGCGGCTTCCTCTATCCGATCTTCGGGCACTGGGCCTGGGGTCCGGACGGCTGGCTCAACGCGATCCCGTTCTGGAAGGCCGCGCCGTTCCATGACTTTGCCGGCTCGACCGTCGTTCACACCATCGGCGGCATGATTGCGCTCGCGGGTGCCATCGTCCTCGGCCCGCGGTTGGGCCGCAAGTTCAAGCGCGACGGCGGCGGGCCCATGCCTTACCACAACATGACGATCGCGTCGGTGGGCGCCATCATCCTGTGGTTCGGCTGGTATGGGTTCAACCCGGGTAGCACGCTTTCCGCCATGGATTCCGCCGGCATCGCCCGCGTTGCCGCCAACACCACGCTGGCCGCTTGCTCGGGCGGTCTCGCCGCGCTCTTCTTTGTCTATCCGCGCTTCAAGAAGTGGGACTGCGGCGCCACGGTCAACGGCCTGCTGGCGGGCCTGGTGGCCATCACCTGCCCGTGCTACTGGGTGTCGCCCTTGGGCGCCATTCTTCTGGGTGCCGTCGCGGGTGTGATTGTGATTCTGGCGACCGATTTGCTGGAATACCTCCGCATCGACGATCCCTGCGGCGCGTGGCCGGTCCACGGGGCGTGCGGCATCTGGGGCACCATCAGCCTGGGGCTCTTTGCCACCGGCCAGTTCGGTGCGCCGACGCCCACCGGCGCGGACACTTCGGCCGGCGCGATCGTCAAGGGCCTGTTCTACGGCGGCGGCACCGACCAGCTGGTCGCCCAGGTCATCGGCAACGCGGCCATCGGCATCGGCGTGTTCATTGCCGCCATGGTCCTCATGTATGCAGTCAACGCCACCGGCACCCTGCGCCTTTCCAAGGAGGGCGAGCTGGAAGGCCTCGATCTCCATGAGCACGGTGGCACCGCTTATCCGGACACCAAAACATCCTCACACTAA
- a CDS encoding KUP/HAK/KT family potassium transporter yields MDLRRSAQAALALGALGVVFGDIGTSPLYTMRECMAHLPTGVTREAGVLGICSLMFWSLVLVVCVKYLAFITRADNEGEGGIFALLALIPGHAAATREGKEAGSRRGLGAAVIMILIGAALLYGDGIITPAISVLGAAEGCKALSPDFTQNQIMWLACAILAGLFWFQHKGTKQIGSIFGPVMLVWFIVLAGLGLWHISHAPGVLRALDPRAGFALLAHRPVEVATLLGSVVLTITGAEALYADLGHFGRRYITLAWYGAAFPGLILNYFGQGAYLLANPQSAENPFFMLAPAGLGRALLIGLSIVAAIIASQALISGAYSLTRQAIQLGYFPRLKINYTNPDFSGQIYLPLVNTLLAVGCIYTTIMFKASDNLAAAYGIAVTGTMAITTVAFFLVVVRRWHWPLWLAGTLCGVFLLVDLAFLFANARKITDGGWFPLAIGAVVLVVMHTWKRGRDEIYQRVHNRSITDSELMGIARSTHLVRVSGSAVFMVGMPRGTPIVLLHHVKANRCLHKTVVLLTILTEEVPTIHRTEQLVLSGLGEGIWRAVGRYGYMQTVDVGELMERIRARGVPVVPQSTTFIFNQEMIFTDGNAPMWLWQKMLYRLLSRNARPARDYYRLPPTQIIEIGLPLQL; encoded by the coding sequence ATGGACCTCCGCCGCAGCGCCCAGGCGGCTTTGGCGCTCGGCGCCCTCGGCGTCGTTTTCGGCGACATCGGCACGAGCCCGCTTTACACGATGCGCGAGTGCATGGCGCACCTGCCGACCGGTGTCACCCGGGAAGCGGGCGTCCTCGGCATCTGCTCCTTGATGTTCTGGTCGCTGGTCCTCGTCGTGTGCGTCAAATACCTGGCGTTCATCACCCGGGCGGACAACGAGGGCGAAGGCGGCATTTTTGCGCTGCTGGCCTTGATTCCGGGCCACGCGGCGGCGACCCGCGAAGGCAAGGAGGCCGGCTCCCGTCGCGGGCTGGGCGCGGCAGTGATCATGATTCTTATCGGCGCGGCGCTGCTCTATGGCGACGGCATCATCACCCCGGCCATCTCGGTGCTGGGCGCGGCGGAAGGTTGCAAGGCGCTCAGTCCCGACTTCACACAAAACCAGATCATGTGGCTCGCGTGCGCGATCCTCGCCGGACTGTTCTGGTTCCAGCACAAGGGGACGAAGCAGATCGGCAGCATCTTCGGCCCGGTCATGCTGGTGTGGTTCATCGTCCTCGCCGGGCTCGGCCTCTGGCACATCAGCCATGCGCCCGGCGTGCTGCGGGCGCTCGATCCCCGGGCTGGTTTCGCTCTCCTCGCCCACCGCCCCGTCGAGGTCGCCACGCTGCTGGGCTCCGTCGTGCTCACGATCACCGGCGCGGAGGCGCTCTACGCCGACCTGGGCCACTTCGGCCGCCGCTACATCACGCTGGCCTGGTATGGCGCGGCGTTCCCGGGGCTGATCCTGAATTATTTCGGCCAGGGTGCCTACCTGCTGGCCAATCCGCAGTCCGCGGAAAACCCCTTCTTCATGCTCGCGCCGGCGGGCCTCGGCCGCGCCCTGCTCATCGGCCTTTCCATCGTCGCCGCCATCATCGCGAGCCAGGCGCTGATCTCGGGCGCGTATTCGCTGACGCGGCAGGCGATCCAGCTCGGCTATTTTCCCCGGCTCAAGATCAACTATACCAACCCCGATTTTTCCGGGCAGATCTATCTGCCGCTGGTCAACACCCTGCTCGCCGTCGGCTGCATCTATACCACGATCATGTTCAAGGCCAGCGACAACCTCGCCGCGGCCTACGGCATCGCGGTCACGGGCACCATGGCAATCACCACCGTGGCATTTTTCCTGGTCGTCGTCCGCCGCTGGCACTGGCCACTCTGGCTGGCCGGGACGCTGTGCGGCGTTTTCCTGCTCGTTGACCTGGCCTTCCTGTTCGCCAACGCCCGCAAAATCACCGACGGCGGTTGGTTTCCCCTGGCCATCGGCGCCGTCGTGCTCGTGGTCATGCACACGTGGAAGCGCGGCCGGGACGAGATCTACCAGCGCGTGCACAATCGCAGCATCACCGACTCGGAGCTCATGGGCATCGCCCGCAGCACGCACCTGGTCCGGGTGTCCGGCAGCGCGGTGTTCATGGTCGGGATGCCGCGCGGCACCCCGATCGTCTTGCTGCACCACGTGAAGGCCAACCGCTGCCTGCACAAGACGGTGGTGCTGCTCACCATCCTCACCGAGGAGGTGCCGACCATCCACCGGACCGAGCAGCTCGTGCTGAGCGGGCTCGGCGAGGGCATCTGGCGGGCCGTCGGACGCTACGGCTACATGCAGACGGTGGACGTCGGCGAACTGATGGAGCGCATCCGCGCGCGCGGCGTGCCCGTCGTGCCGCAGTCCACGACCTTCATCTTCAACCAGGAAATGATCTTCACCGACGGGAATGCCCCGATGTGGCTGTGGCAGAAAATGCTCTATCGTTTGCTCAGCCGCAATGCCCGCCCGGCGCGCGACTATTACCGCCTGCCGCCGACCCAGATCATCGAGATCGGCCTGCCTCTGCAGCTCTGA
- the aspS gene encoding aspartate--tRNA ligase: MKRTHHCAQLTKANLGATVSLAGWVDSVRDHGGIIFVDLRDREGVTQVKFDSNLRAQAALLKDESVIAVTGKVEPRPEAMVNKNLPTGEVEIDATELIVHNLSDTPPFPLTDAGGDKVNEDLRLTYRYLDLRRPKMRKNLAVRHRATKSVRDYFDSQGFYEVETPALFKSTPEGAREYLVPSRIHAGQFYALSQSPQQFKQILMVAGVEKYFQIARCFRDEDLRADRQMEFTQIDVEVSFIDREGIYALFEGMLKKVWKDVLNHDLPVPFPRLAYKDAMNRYGVDKPDTRFAMELADFSELFKSSGFKVFASTVAAHGSVKAFNAKGLADITQGEIGALEEIAKSLGAKGLAFIKVENGEWKSPIVKFFSEAEKAELTQKLNIENGDIIFFAAAPWERACAILGRTRLEAAQLLVKRGKMTLRADQWNFLWVVDFPLMSYDEERGSYAATHHPFTAPVVEDTGLLDSDPKVVRGQHYDVVLNGMELGGGSIRIHQPALQKKVFEDVLKIPADVVESRFGYLLKAFTYGAPPHGGIAFGLDRMCALLCGTTSIRDVIAFPKTQKAQDLMAQSPTPVTAKQLKELHISTVIPPA, translated from the coding sequence ATGAAACGCACCCATCACTGCGCCCAGCTCACCAAGGCCAACCTCGGCGCGACCGTGTCGCTCGCCGGCTGGGTTGACTCCGTCCGCGACCACGGCGGCATCATTTTCGTGGATCTCCGCGACCGCGAGGGCGTCACCCAGGTGAAGTTCGACTCGAATCTTCGTGCCCAGGCCGCGCTGCTCAAGGACGAGTCCGTCATCGCGGTCACCGGCAAGGTCGAGCCCCGGCCCGAGGCAATGGTGAACAAGAACCTCCCGACCGGCGAGGTCGAGATCGATGCCACCGAGCTGATCGTCCACAACCTTTCCGACACGCCGCCGTTTCCGCTGACCGACGCCGGCGGCGACAAGGTCAACGAGGACCTGCGGCTGACCTACCGCTACCTCGACCTCCGCCGCCCGAAGATGCGCAAGAACCTCGCTGTGCGCCACCGCGCGACGAAGTCCGTCCGCGACTACTTTGACTCCCAGGGTTTCTACGAGGTGGAGACGCCGGCGCTGTTCAAGAGCACGCCCGAGGGCGCGCGCGAATACCTCGTGCCGTCGCGCATCCACGCCGGCCAGTTCTACGCGCTCTCGCAGTCGCCCCAGCAGTTCAAGCAGATCCTGATGGTGGCGGGCGTGGAGAAGTATTTCCAGATCGCCCGCTGCTTCCGCGACGAGGACCTGCGCGCCGACCGCCAGATGGAGTTCACCCAGATCGACGTCGAGGTGTCGTTCATCGACCGCGAGGGCATTTACGCGCTCTTCGAGGGCATGCTGAAGAAGGTCTGGAAGGACGTGCTCAACCACGACCTGCCCGTGCCGTTCCCGCGCCTGGCCTACAAGGACGCCATGAACCGCTACGGTGTCGACAAGCCCGACACCCGCTTCGCCATGGAGCTCGCGGACTTCAGCGAGCTGTTCAAGAGTTCCGGCTTCAAGGTGTTCGCCTCGACCGTCGCCGCGCACGGTTCGGTGAAGGCGTTCAACGCGAAGGGGCTCGCCGACATCACCCAGGGCGAGATCGGCGCGCTCGAGGAGATCGCAAAGTCGCTCGGCGCGAAGGGCCTCGCCTTCATCAAGGTCGAGAACGGCGAGTGGAAATCGCCGATCGTGAAATTCTTCAGCGAGGCCGAGAAGGCCGAGCTGACCCAGAAGCTCAACATCGAGAACGGCGACATCATCTTCTTCGCCGCCGCCCCGTGGGAGCGCGCCTGCGCGATCCTCGGCCGCACCCGGCTCGAGGCCGCCCAGCTGCTCGTGAAGCGCGGCAAGATGACGCTGCGCGCCGACCAGTGGAATTTCCTGTGGGTCGTCGATTTCCCGCTCATGTCCTACGACGAGGAACGCGGCAGCTACGCGGCCACGCATCATCCGTTCACGGCGCCGGTCGTCGAGGACACGGGCCTGCTCGACAGCGACCCGAAGGTCGTCCGTGGCCAGCACTACGACGTCGTGCTCAACGGCATGGAGCTCGGCGGCGGGTCGATCCGCATCCACCAGCCCGCGCTGCAGAAGAAAGTTTTCGAGGACGTGCTCAAGATCCCGGCCGACGTGGTCGAGAGCCGCTTCGGCTACCTGCTCAAGGCCTTCACCTACGGCGCGCCGCCGCACGGCGGCATCGCCTTCGGCCTCGACCGCATGTGCGCGCTGCTCTGCGGCACCACGAGCATCCGCGACGTCATCGCCTTCCCCAAGACGCAGAAGGCGCAGGATCTCATGGCCCAGAGCCCGACGCCGGTCACGGCCAAGCAGCTCAAGGAACTGCACATCTCGACGGTCATCCCGCCGGCCTGA
- the gpmI gene encoding 2,3-bisphosphoglycerate-independent phosphoglycerate mutase — protein sequence MPAKTAPVLLVIRDGWGANPHPEQNKFNAVYLARKPADDALHARSPVTLVAASGLDVGLPDGQMGNSEVGHENIGAGRIVDQELVRLNKLFSEKQLARNPIWHALVARLKSKPAAKLHLMGIVSDGGVHGMLEHLYGILRQAKEDGLAGRVFIHGFTDGRDTPPQSGLGYIRQVEAECKKIGAGRIATVCGRFWAMDRDNRWERVQKAYDMLTGKKAEATAPSAEQAISSYYEKPLSPTQHGDEFVPATWVVGADGQPVATFANGDAVLFYNYRGDRPREITKAFVIDGFKEFDRGAKLDLYYATMTEYESGLPVHVISGKPAPLKNILGEVVSNAGIGQFRCAETEKNPHVTFFFNNYRKEPFPGQVNACPASPKVPTYDMQPEMSAAQVTAEAKAAILSGQYGLIVVNYANPDMVGHTGSLPAAIKACEATDQGLGELLAALATKNGKAVILADHGNAEQMWDPVHNAPHTSHTLNLVEVFAVGEGLVAGQTRMRTGGRLADIAPTVLYLMGLPKPAEMTGESLVLE from the coding sequence ATGCCTGCCAAGACCGCTCCGGTGCTGCTCGTGATCCGCGATGGATGGGGTGCGAATCCCCACCCGGAGCAGAATAAATTCAACGCCGTTTACCTGGCGAGAAAACCCGCGGACGACGCGCTGCATGCCAGGTCCCCCGTCACGCTCGTCGCGGCCAGCGGGCTCGACGTCGGCCTGCCCGACGGCCAGATGGGCAACAGCGAGGTCGGCCACGAGAACATCGGCGCCGGGCGGATCGTCGACCAGGAGCTGGTGCGCCTGAACAAACTTTTCTCCGAGAAGCAGCTCGCGCGGAATCCAATCTGGCACGCCCTCGTCGCGCGCTTGAAATCGAAGCCCGCCGCCAAGCTGCACCTGATGGGCATCGTGTCCGACGGCGGCGTCCATGGCATGCTGGAGCATCTCTACGGCATTCTGCGCCAGGCGAAGGAAGACGGGCTGGCGGGCCGCGTGTTCATCCACGGCTTTACCGACGGTCGCGACACGCCGCCGCAGAGCGGACTCGGCTACATCCGGCAGGTCGAGGCCGAGTGCAAAAAAATCGGCGCCGGCCGGATCGCCACGGTGTGCGGCCGCTTCTGGGCCATGGATCGCGACAACCGCTGGGAGCGCGTGCAGAAGGCCTATGACATGCTGACCGGCAAAAAAGCCGAGGCGACCGCGCCCAGCGCCGAGCAGGCCATTTCCAGTTATTACGAGAAACCGCTCAGCCCGACGCAGCACGGCGACGAGTTCGTGCCCGCCACGTGGGTCGTCGGCGCCGACGGCCAGCCGGTGGCGACGTTCGCCAACGGCGACGCGGTGCTCTTCTACAATTACCGCGGCGACCGGCCGCGCGAGATCACGAAGGCCTTCGTGATCGACGGCTTCAAGGAGTTCGATCGCGGCGCGAAGCTCGACCTCTACTATGCGACGATGACCGAGTATGAGTCCGGCTTGCCGGTGCATGTGATCTCGGGCAAGCCGGCCCCGCTGAAGAACATCCTGGGCGAGGTGGTCAGCAACGCCGGCATCGGGCAGTTCCGCTGCGCCGAGACGGAGAAGAATCCGCACGTGACTTTCTTCTTCAACAATTACCGCAAGGAACCGTTTCCCGGTCAGGTGAACGCCTGTCCGGCGAGCCCGAAGGTGCCGACCTATGACATGCAGCCGGAGATGTCGGCCGCGCAGGTGACGGCCGAGGCCAAGGCCGCGATCCTCTCCGGCCAATACGGCCTGATTGTCGTCAACTACGCCAATCCCGACATGGTCGGCCACACCGGCTCGCTGCCGGCCGCGATCAAGGCCTGCGAGGCGACCGACCAGGGGCTGGGGGAGTTGCTTGCCGCGCTGGCCACGAAGAACGGCAAGGCCGTCATCCTCGCCGACCACGGCAATGCCGAGCAGATGTGGGACCCGGTGCACAACGCCCCGCACACCTCGCATACGCTGAATCTCGTCGAGGTCTTCGCGGTCGGCGAGGGGCTCGTGGCTGGCCAGACCAGGATGCGCACCGGTGGCCGGCTGGCGGACATCGCCCCGACCGTCCTGTATCTCATGGGCTTGCCCAAGCCGGCGGAGATGACCGGCGAGAGCCTGGTGCTTGAATAA
- the hemH gene encoding ferrochelatase, with the protein MPSPAVLLLNLGSPDSTSVPDVKRYLREFLGDERVIDKPDNAFLRSLLVNFIISRRAADSAHAYSTVWTAAGSPLIATSKHTQTKLQAKLDLPVELAMNYGNPSIPDVLAKLAAQGVTELLLFPQYPHYAMSSWETVVVKVRREAAKIAPKMHLECVAPYFADEDYITALVESARPHLAQPHDHLLFSYHSIPVRHLTKADSSQAHCQVVADCCNTCSPAHATCYKAQITRTTQAFAKKAGLDPANWSIAFQSRLANEPWLEPYTDFEFKRLAAAGKKRLLVITPAFVTDCLETLEEIRGRGAEDFTAAGGKSFHHIPCLNDQPVWIDFLERRVRAWQASAARA; encoded by the coding sequence ATGCCCTCGCCGGCCGTCCTGCTGCTCAATCTCGGCTCCCCCGACTCCACCTCCGTCCCGGATGTGAAGCGCTACCTGCGCGAATTCCTCGGCGACGAGCGTGTGATCGACAAGCCGGACAACGCTTTCCTGCGCTCGCTGCTGGTCAACTTCATCATTTCCCGCCGGGCCGCGGATTCCGCGCACGCCTACTCCACCGTCTGGACCGCCGCGGGTTCGCCGCTGATCGCCACCAGCAAGCACACCCAGACCAAGCTGCAGGCGAAACTCGATCTGCCGGTCGAGCTGGCAATGAACTACGGCAACCCGTCCATCCCGGATGTGCTGGCCAAACTCGCCGCGCAGGGCGTCACGGAGCTCCTGCTTTTCCCGCAATACCCGCACTACGCCATGTCGAGCTGGGAGACCGTCGTGGTGAAGGTCCGCCGCGAGGCCGCAAAGATTGCCCCGAAAATGCACCTCGAGTGCGTCGCGCCCTATTTTGCCGACGAGGACTACATCACGGCGCTGGTCGAGAGCGCCCGGCCCCACCTCGCCCAGCCGCACGACCACCTGCTTTTCAGTTACCACAGCATTCCGGTGCGCCACCTGACCAAGGCCGACTCCTCGCAGGCACACTGCCAGGTCGTCGCCGACTGTTGCAACACCTGCAGCCCGGCCCACGCCACCTGCTACAAGGCGCAGATCACGCGCACGACGCAGGCTTTCGCGAAAAAGGCCGGTCTCGACCCGGCGAACTGGTCCATCGCGTTCCAGTCCCGTCTCGCCAACGAGCCCTGGCTCGAGCCCTACACGGATTTCGAGTTCAAGCGCCTGGCCGCCGCGGGCAAAAAGCGCCTGCTGGTCATTACGCCGGCTTTCGTCACCGACTGCCTCGAGACCCTCGAAGAAATCCGCGGGCGCGGGGCCGAGGACTTCACGGCCGCGGGCGGCAAGTCGTTCCACCACATCCCGTGCCTGAACGACCAACCGGTGTGGATCGACTTCCTCGAGCGCCGGGTGCGCGCCTGGCAGGCTTCCGCGGCCCGCGCGTGA